A genome region from Rhodanobacteraceae bacterium includes the following:
- a CDS encoding SDR family oxidoreductase, protein MTYFVTGATGFLGRFLIGNLLKRKGTIHVLVRRGSKDKFEALKERYPEAGDRLQAVTGDLTKPKLGLSAESLAQLRGKVKHFFHLAAIYDLSASAESQQAANIDGTRNAVELAGEIRAGCFHHVSSIAAAGLYAGVFREDMFDEAENLDHPYFRTKHDSEGIVRKECKRPFRIYRPGMVVGHSKTGEIDKIDGPYYFFTLLKRLRQSLPPWVPTLGFEGGRINLVPVDFVVDAMDHIAHEKGLDGGCFHLTDPAPRRVGEVLNTFANAGHAPKMSMRIDARIFQFIPGSIRGAIGMLPPVRRILNHTLKSLNIPADVLKFFNYPTRFDSRETERVLKGTGIKVPDLDTYAWRLWDYWERHLDPDLFIDRSLSSRVKDKVVLITGGSSGIGLATAKKVAAAGAKTLICARGLEDLEKAKAEIEGETKGAQVFVYQADLADLASADDLVKRVLADHGSVDVLINNAGRSIRRSIELSYDRFHDFERTMQLNYFGSLRLVMGLLPSMTERRRGHVINISSIGVLTNAPRFSAYVASKAALDAFSRCAASEFSDKNIHFTIINMPLVKTPMIGPTKIYDNVPTLTPDEAGDMVVKAIIERPHRVATRLGIFAEMLHLMAPKVYQVVLNTAFQLFPDSAAAKGVKGGQDAPPSSEQVAFASLMRGVHW, encoded by the coding sequence ATGACTTACTTCGTCACCGGCGCCACCGGTTTTCTCGGCCGTTTCCTGATCGGCAACCTGCTCAAGCGCAAGGGCACCATCCATGTGCTGGTGCGGCGCGGATCGAAGGACAAGTTCGAGGCCTTGAAAGAACGCTATCCGGAAGCCGGCGACCGGCTGCAGGCAGTGACGGGTGACCTCACCAAGCCGAAGCTCGGCCTGTCCGCCGAGTCTTTGGCGCAGTTGCGCGGCAAGGTCAAGCACTTCTTCCACCTGGCGGCGATCTACGACCTCTCCGCGAGCGCCGAGTCGCAGCAGGCGGCCAATATCGACGGCACCCGCAATGCGGTCGAACTGGCTGGAGAAATCCGCGCCGGATGTTTCCACCACGTCAGCTCGATCGCCGCTGCCGGCCTCTACGCGGGCGTGTTCCGCGAGGACATGTTCGACGAGGCGGAGAACCTCGACCACCCGTATTTCCGTACCAAGCACGATTCCGAAGGCATCGTGCGCAAGGAGTGCAAGCGTCCGTTCCGGATCTACCGCCCGGGCATGGTGGTGGGTCATTCGAAGACCGGCGAGATCGACAAGATCGACGGGCCCTACTACTTCTTCACCCTGCTCAAGCGCCTGCGCCAGAGCCTGCCGCCGTGGGTGCCCACGCTCGGGTTCGAGGGCGGGCGGATCAACCTCGTGCCGGTAGACTTCGTGGTCGACGCGATGGACCACATCGCGCACGAGAAGGGCCTCGACGGCGGCTGCTTCCACCTGACCGACCCCGCGCCGCGGCGCGTCGGTGAGGTGCTGAACACCTTCGCTAACGCCGGCCATGCGCCGAAAATGTCGATGCGCATCGATGCGCGCATCTTCCAGTTCATCCCGGGCTCGATCCGCGGCGCCATCGGCATGTTGCCGCCGGTGCGGCGCATCCTCAATCACACGCTGAAGAGCCTCAACATCCCGGCCGATGTGCTGAAGTTCTTCAATTATCCGACTCGCTTCGACAGCCGCGAGACCGAGCGCGTGCTCAAGGGCACCGGCATCAAGGTGCCGGATCTCGACACCTACGCCTGGCGCCTGTGGGACTACTGGGAACGCCACCTGGACCCGGACCTGTTCATCGACCGCTCGCTGTCCAGCCGGGTCAAGGACAAGGTGGTGCTGATCACCGGCGGCTCTTCTGGCATCGGCCTTGCGACGGCCAAGAAGGTTGCCGCGGCGGGTGCGAAGACCCTGATCTGCGCGCGTGGGCTGGAAGACCTGGAGAAAGCCAAGGCCGAGATCGAGGGCGAAACCAAGGGCGCGCAAGTCTTTGTCTACCAGGCGGACCTGGCTGACCTGGCCTCGGCCGACGACCTGGTCAAACGCGTGCTCGCGGACCACGGTTCGGTCGACGTGCTGATCAACAACGCCGGTCGTTCGATCCGCCGCTCGATCGAGCTCAGTTACGACCGCTTCCATGACTTCGAGCGCACCATGCAGCTGAACTATTTCGGTTCGCTGCGCCTCGTGATGGGCCTGCTGCCGAGCATGACCGAGCGCCGCCGTGGTCACGTGATCAACATCAGCTCGATCGGCGTGTTGACCAATGCGCCGCGCTTCTCCGCCTACGTGGCCAGCAAGGCCGCATTGGATGCCTTCTCACGCTGCGCTGCGAGCGAGTTCTCGGACAAGAACATCCACTTCACCATCATCAACATGCCGCTGGTGAAGACCCCGATGATCGGACCGACCAAGATCTACGACAACGTGCCGACGCTGACGCCGGACGAGGCGGGTGACATGGTGGTCAAGGCGATCATCGAGCGCCCGCACCGGGTGGCCACGCGCCTCGGCATCTTTGCCGAGATGCTCCACCTGATGGCGCCGAAGGTCTACCAGGTGGTGCTCAACACCGCCTTCCAGCTGTTCCCGGACTCGGCCGCCGCCAAGGGCGTCAAGGGCGGCCAGGACGCGCCACCCTCCAGCGAACAGGTCGCCTTCGCCTCGCTGATGCGCGGCGTGCACTGGTGA
- a CDS encoding acyl-CoA-binding protein produces the protein MSDIDSQFQAATEAAKQLPERPDNDTMLKLYSHFKQATEGDVSGPKPGFFDFVGTAKYEAWEKLKGLSHDDAKKKYIDLVKRLGGKF, from the coding sequence ATGTCCGACATCGACAGCCAGTTCCAAGCCGCCACCGAAGCCGCAAAGCAGCTGCCGGAGCGCCCGGACAACGACACCATGCTGAAGCTGTACAGCCACTTCAAGCAGGCCACCGAAGGCGATGTGTCGGGTCCGAAGCCGGGTTTCTTCGATTTCGTCGGCACCGCCAAGTACGAAGCCTGGGAAAAACTGAAGGGACTCAGCCATGACGACGCGAAGAAGAAGTACATCGACCTCGTCAAGCGCCTCGGCGGCAAGTTCTGA
- a CDS encoding TetR/AcrR family transcriptional regulator: MTTRRRSTSTSSSASAASSEGAVSQETGPVKTRDRILAKSLEMFNAQGEPNVTTNHIADELEISPGNLYYHFRNKDDIIEQLFARFEERIGDALLVPEGRTPNLEDMWLQMHLVFECIWDYRFVYRDLVDLLTRSRKLKMHFSRILKRAHESISKVCTEMVKAGTMLASQREIEAIAQNTVVLTTFWLNFQQIKPATSAKTDVDLGRGIYQVMVLIAPYLKSAERAHLTRLADQYLGGN, encoded by the coding sequence ATGACGACGCGAAGAAGAAGTACATCGACCTCGTCAAGCGCCTCGGCGGCAAGTTCTGAGGGTGCCGTGAGCCAGGAAACCGGGCCAGTCAAGACGCGCGACCGCATCCTGGCGAAGAGCCTGGAGATGTTCAACGCGCAGGGCGAGCCGAACGTCACGACCAACCACATCGCCGACGAACTCGAGATCAGCCCGGGAAACCTCTACTACCACTTCCGCAACAAGGACGACATCATCGAGCAGCTCTTCGCACGTTTCGAAGAGCGCATCGGCGACGCCTTGCTGGTCCCCGAGGGGCGCACGCCCAACCTCGAGGACATGTGGCTGCAGATGCACCTCGTGTTCGAGTGCATCTGGGACTACCGCTTCGTCTATCGCGATCTGGTCGATCTGCTGACGCGCAGCCGCAAGCTGAAAATGCATTTCTCGCGCATCCTCAAACGTGCCCACGAGAGCATTTCCAAGGTCTGCACCGAGATGGTCAAGGCCGGCACGATGCTCGCAAGCCAGCGCGAGATCGAGGCCATCGCGCAGAACACGGTGGTGCTGACCACCTTCTGGCTGAACTTCCAGCAGATCAAGCCCGCCACCAGCGCCAAGACCGACGTCGACCTCGGCCGCGGGATCTACCAGGTCATGGTGCTGATCGCCCCGTACTTGAAGAGCGCCGAGCGGGCGCACCTGACGCGGCTGGCGGATCAGTATCTGGGTGGGAATTGA
- a CDS encoding phasin family protein: MATKKLIAKKPARVAKRNVAAQNDPARKVVLASLGAVALSRKEGVRVINRIIEQGQDLRERTVKFAEGTFAGVREQVTGVIGKVQQKAAANLSQVEGVVGGQVTRVLSRLGVPSKSDVQVLSRRVADLSRQVKALQAKAA, translated from the coding sequence ATGGCTACCAAGAAGCTCATCGCGAAGAAGCCCGCGCGTGTTGCCAAGCGCAATGTCGCGGCCCAGAACGATCCCGCCCGCAAGGTGGTGCTGGCGTCGCTCGGCGCCGTCGCGCTGTCGCGCAAGGAAGGCGTGCGCGTGATCAACCGCATCATCGAGCAGGGCCAGGACCTGCGCGAGCGCACCGTGAAGTTCGCTGAAGGCACTTTCGCCGGCGTGCGCGAGCAGGTCACCGGCGTGATCGGCAAGGTGCAGCAGAAGGCCGCCGCCAACCTGTCCCAGGTCGAAGGCGTGGTCGGCGGCCAGGTGACCCGCGTGCTCTCGCGCCTCGGCGTGCCGAGCAAGTCCGACGTGCAGGTGCTCTCGCGCCGCGTCGCCGACCTCTCGCGCCAGGTGAAGGCGCTGCAGGCCAAGGCGGCCTGA
- a CDS encoding fibronectin type III domain-containing protein — MASIDVRRLALLSSCLIGSLGLHTVAAAQNFSMRLDYARTYTPFFPGGFIDNAPPYTICHNNQMGLVFRYSWRNPWEEYVYTEPGQQLFPWYFMQGVSPNPLYLRASQGGNTVSGTTLVGLFTGSVNTVGVRQVSFRGRTSGFFGQPVQYATANIQIETQFEPSPMTYRELADGVNDMPTRPWFGWVSSQQIDSHRLDAGKCTEASAVEPEECGSTSYPIVTYEDCDPDDPNYCWIGTESEHRTLTALDPSTPYQYRVLGRNTCGISNELLSTPARRFFRTAQACFLISNGAIPDGGVVHFDAATLSGNPGSTVPDLRVTVHADHADVSDLRIS; from the coding sequence ATGGCTTCGATCGATGTTCGCCGTCTTGCACTGCTGTCGAGTTGCCTGATCGGCAGCCTTGGCCTGCACACGGTCGCAGCTGCGCAGAACTTCAGCATGCGCCTCGACTATGCGCGTACCTACACGCCGTTCTTCCCCGGCGGCTTCATCGATAACGCGCCGCCCTACACGATCTGCCACAACAATCAGATGGGCCTGGTGTTCCGCTATTCGTGGCGTAATCCCTGGGAAGAGTACGTCTACACGGAACCGGGGCAGCAGTTGTTTCCCTGGTATTTCATGCAGGGCGTTTCGCCGAACCCGCTGTATCTGCGCGCCTCGCAGGGAGGAAACACGGTCAGCGGCACTACCCTGGTAGGCCTGTTCACCGGTTCGGTGAATACGGTGGGCGTGCGTCAGGTGTCCTTCCGCGGCAGGACCTCGGGGTTCTTCGGGCAGCCGGTGCAATACGCCACGGCGAATATCCAGATCGAAACGCAGTTCGAACCGTCGCCGATGACCTATCGCGAACTGGCGGACGGGGTCAACGACATGCCGACCCGGCCCTGGTTCGGCTGGGTGTCTTCGCAACAGATCGACAGTCACCGGTTGGATGCCGGCAAGTGCACCGAAGCCAGTGCGGTCGAGCCGGAGGAGTGCGGATCAACGTCCTATCCGATCGTCACCTACGAAGACTGCGATCCCGACGATCCCAACTACTGCTGGATCGGAACCGAAAGCGAGCACCGCACGCTGACGGCGCTCGATCCGTCGACGCCGTATCAGTACCGCGTTCTCGGACGCAACACCTGCGGCATTTCCAACGAACTCCTGTCGACGCCTGCGCGCCGGTTTTTTCGCACTGCCCAGGCGTGTTTCCTGATTTCGAACGGGGCGATTCCGGACGGGGGCGTCGTGCATTTCGACGCGGCAACTCTCTCCGGGAATCCGGGTTCGACGGTGCCGGATCTGCGCGTGACCGTGCATGCAGACCATGCCGACGTCAGCGACCTGCGTATCTCCTGA
- a CDS encoding wax ester/triacylglycerol synthase family O-acyltransferase translates to MPQTASIAMNQHEPMSKVDTAWLRMERPTNLMMITGVIVLEHALDIEVLRRTVEARFLAFRRFRQRAVELSGQWFWELDDTFDIKWHVRRAALPAPGGKDELQEYVSNLASSPLDPSKPLWQYHLIENYNGGAALVVRIHHCYADGIALVQVMLSLHDTTPHAKHHKPHPKSKLKQAGGTVFERLLAPARHQVEHAAELVEAGMHKAFELVRDPQAAATSLMALARTGAHETSEILRELVHALMLADDPPTRFKGPLGVLKRVAWCHPLPLAEVKAVGKALDATVNDVLMACAAGALRAYLIERGDDVDGLTIRATIPVNLRPLEHAKDLGNHFGLVFLDLPIGLENPVARLQAVRDNMQQLKHSRQAVMSFGLLSALGVGPAALQRPALEMLSRKATTVATNVPGPQEPLYLCGTPVREMMFWVPQSGSIGMGISILSYAGSVYFGLIGDSRRIPDPGRIIERFGPELEKLLLIALMHDGDGPITPELAERLLAIRAAQATPKSERAGRKRKAHNSRP, encoded by the coding sequence ATGCCGCAAACTGCGAGTATCGCCATGAACCAGCACGAACCGATGTCCAAGGTCGACACCGCCTGGCTGCGGATGGAGCGACCGACCAACCTGATGATGATCACCGGCGTGATCGTGCTCGAGCACGCGCTGGACATCGAGGTGCTCAGGCGCACCGTGGAGGCGCGTTTCCTTGCGTTCCGGCGTTTCCGCCAGCGCGCCGTCGAACTCTCGGGGCAGTGGTTCTGGGAGCTGGACGACACCTTCGACATCAAATGGCATGTGCGCCGCGCGGCGCTGCCGGCGCCCGGCGGCAAGGACGAGTTGCAAGAGTACGTCAGCAACCTCGCCAGCTCGCCGCTGGACCCGAGCAAGCCGCTGTGGCAATACCACCTGATCGAGAACTACAACGGCGGCGCGGCGCTGGTTGTGCGCATCCACCATTGCTATGCCGATGGCATCGCGCTGGTGCAGGTGATGCTCTCGCTGCATGACACCACGCCGCACGCGAAGCACCACAAGCCGCATCCGAAGTCGAAGCTGAAACAGGCCGGCGGCACCGTGTTCGAACGCCTGCTGGCGCCGGCGCGGCACCAGGTGGAGCACGCCGCCGAACTGGTCGAAGCGGGCATGCACAAGGCCTTCGAGCTGGTTCGCGATCCACAGGCCGCGGCGACCTCGCTGATGGCGCTGGCCAGGACCGGTGCGCACGAGACCAGCGAGATCCTGCGCGAACTGGTGCACGCGCTGATGCTCGCAGACGATCCGCCGACTCGCTTCAAGGGTCCGCTCGGCGTGCTCAAGCGCGTGGCCTGGTGCCATCCCTTGCCGCTGGCGGAAGTGAAGGCGGTCGGCAAGGCGCTGGATGCCACGGTCAACGATGTCCTGATGGCCTGCGCCGCGGGTGCCTTGCGCGCCTACCTGATCGAGCGAGGCGATGATGTCGACGGGCTGACGATCCGCGCGACCATCCCGGTCAACCTTCGCCCGCTGGAGCACGCGAAGGATCTCGGCAACCACTTCGGCCTGGTGTTCCTCGACCTGCCGATCGGGCTGGAAAACCCGGTGGCGCGGCTGCAGGCAGTGCGCGACAACATGCAGCAGCTGAAGCACTCGCGCCAGGCGGTGATGTCCTTCGGCCTGCTCAGCGCCCTCGGCGTGGGGCCCGCAGCCCTGCAGCGCCCGGCGCTGGAAATGCTGAGCCGCAAGGCCACCACGGTGGCGACCAATGTCCCGGGCCCGCAGGAACCGCTGTATCTCTGCGGTACGCCGGTGCGCGAGATGATGTTCTGGGTGCCGCAATCAGGTTCGATCGGCATGGGGATCAGCATCTTGAGCTATGCCGGTTCGGTGTATTTCGGGCTGATCGGCGACAGCCGGCGGATCCCGGACCCCGGCCGCATCATCGAGCGCTTCGGTCCGGAGCTGGAAAAGCTGCTGCTGATCGCTTTGATGCACGACGGCGACGGGCCAATCACACCTGAACTTGCGGAGCGCCTGCTGGCCATCCGTGCCGCGCAAGCCACGCCAAAGTCCGAACGTGCCGGTCGCAAGCGGAAGGCGCACAATAGTCGCCCATGA
- a CDS encoding S-methyl-5'-thioinosine phosphorylase encodes MSAAPIGIIGGTGFGRIADIVESGRIEARTTYGMPSGPVVQGTIAGRAVAFLARHGTPHRIAPHRVNYRANIVALKDAGVREIVAINAVGGIADWASAGAIAAPTQLIDYTHGRLSSFSDFEDLAVEHVDFTDPFGEPLRQRLLTAAGAAGVAVHDGGCVAVTEGPRLETRAEIARLRRDGCDLVGMTSMPEAVLAREAGLDYASLAVVANPAAGCGTQQIIGMHEIEQVLAEAMQRVVRVVRAFLAV; translated from the coding sequence ATGAGCGCGGCGCCCATCGGCATCATCGGCGGCACCGGCTTCGGCCGCATCGCGGACATCGTCGAGAGCGGCCGCATCGAGGCGCGCACGACCTACGGCATGCCCTCCGGCCCGGTGGTGCAGGGCACCATCGCTGGCCGGGCGGTCGCCTTCCTCGCGCGCCACGGCACGCCGCACCGGATCGCGCCGCACCGGGTGAACTACCGCGCCAACATCGTCGCGCTGAAGGATGCCGGGGTACGCGAGATCGTTGCGATCAACGCGGTCGGCGGCATCGCCGACTGGGCGTCCGCCGGCGCGATTGCCGCGCCGACCCAACTGATCGACTACACCCACGGGCGCCTCAGCAGTTTCAGCGACTTCGAGGACCTGGCGGTCGAGCATGTGGACTTCACCGACCCCTTCGGCGAGCCCTTGCGCCAGCGGCTGCTGACGGCGGCCGGTGCTGCCGGCGTGGCGGTGCATGACGGCGGCTGCGTCGCGGTCACCGAGGGCCCGCGGCTGGAAACCCGCGCCGAGATCGCGCGCTTGCGCCGCGACGGCTGCGACCTGGTCGGCATGACCTCGATGCCCGAAGCCGTGCTGGCGCGCGAGGCGGGCCTGGACTACGCCAGCCTGGCGGTGGTCGCCAATCCGGCAGCGGGCTGCGGCACGCAACAGATCATCGGCATGCACGAGATCGAGCAGGTGCTCGCCGAGGCGATGCAGCGGGTGGTGCGGGTGGTGCGGGCGTTTCTGGCGGTCTGA
- a CDS encoding hypoxanthine-guanine phosphoribosyltransferase — protein MTELDFKAVLARSDLLFDRAELEAAIDRMAAAIVDKLDGEQPIYVTVLTGGLITAGMLAPRIGASVDLDFDYVHVTRYHGGTSGGELYWKARPRYDFKDRVILFVDDILDEGHTLEALKKYAVEQGAKAVYVAVLVRKDHDRCVPGIQADFVGLTVPDRYVFGFGMDYEEHGRSLFGIYAA, from the coding sequence ATGACGGAACTCGATTTCAAGGCGGTGCTGGCGCGCTCCGACCTGCTGTTCGACCGCGCCGAACTGGAAGCGGCGATCGATCGCATGGCCGCCGCCATCGTCGACAAGCTCGATGGCGAGCAGCCGATCTACGTCACGGTCCTGACCGGCGGGCTGATCACGGCGGGCATGCTTGCGCCACGCATCGGCGCCAGCGTCGACCTCGATTTCGACTATGTGCACGTGACCCGCTACCACGGCGGCACCAGCGGCGGCGAGCTCTACTGGAAGGCGCGCCCGCGCTACGATTTCAAGGACCGCGTGATCCTGTTCGTCGACGACATCCTCGACGAAGGCCACACGCTCGAAGCGCTGAAGAAGTACGCGGTCGAGCAGGGCGCCAAGGCAGTCTACGTGGCGGTGCTGGTGCGCAAGGACCACGACCGTTGCGTGCCCGGAATCCAGGCCGATTTCGTCGGCCTGACCGTGCCTGACCGCTATGTGTTCGGCTTCGGCATGGACTACGAAGAACACGGCCGCAGCCTGTTCGGCATCTACGCCGCATGA
- the nagZ gene encoding beta-N-acetylhexosaminidase, whose amino-acid sequence MTSLMIGVSGTRLMPEEAAQLADPAVAGAILFTRNYADPTQLADLCAAIRACDPDAVIAVDQEGGRVQRFRAGFTALPPLARIGALYRQQPAAARRAARLHAEIMATEVLAAGLDLSFAPVADLARGNLAIGDRAFDAAPEACAELATIYADTLQRVGMPATLKHFPGHGSVLADTHHDRAIDARPGFEICDQDLLPFAVGVLAGARAVMMAHVEYPAVCKEAAGYARYWIQDVLRSALGFEGVVISDDIGMVAGAALGDVGARLAAHRDAGCDLILVCDPQLVPTALAAARELRLKANARLAQRLRGRLRAPQRRARESSTWARRAARLEALLELT is encoded by the coding sequence ATGACGTCACTGATGATTGGGGTGTCTGGCACCCGGCTGATGCCGGAAGAGGCCGCCCAACTGGCGGATCCGGCGGTCGCCGGGGCGATATTGTTCACCCGCAACTACGCGGATCCGACGCAACTGGCCGATCTTTGCGCCGCCATCCGTGCCTGCGATCCGGACGCGGTGATTGCGGTCGACCAGGAAGGCGGGCGGGTGCAGCGCTTCCGCGCCGGGTTCACGGCGCTGCCGCCGCTGGCGCGCATCGGCGCCCTGTACCGCCAGCAGCCCGCCGCGGCGCGCCGGGCCGCGCGACTGCACGCCGAGATCATGGCCACCGAAGTGCTCGCCGCCGGCCTCGACCTCAGCTTCGCGCCGGTCGCGGATCTGGCGCGTGGCAACCTGGCGATCGGCGACCGTGCATTCGACGCCGCGCCCGAGGCCTGTGCGGAACTGGCGACGATCTACGCCGACACCCTGCAGCGGGTGGGCATGCCGGCCACGCTGAAGCACTTCCCCGGCCACGGCAGCGTGCTCGCCGACACCCATCACGACCGTGCCATCGACGCCCGGCCGGGCTTTGAGATCTGCGACCAGGACCTGCTGCCGTTCGCGGTCGGCGTGCTCGCCGGTGCGCGCGCGGTGATGATGGCGCATGTCGAGTATCCGGCGGTGTGCAAGGAGGCCGCCGGCTATGCGCGCTACTGGATCCAGGATGTGCTGCGCTCGGCGCTGGGTTTCGAGGGGGTGGTGATCTCCGACGACATCGGCATGGTCGCTGGCGCCGCGCTGGGCGATGTTGGTGCGCGCCTCGCCGCGCATCGGGACGCTGGCTGTGACCTGATCCTGGTGTGCGATCCGCAGCTGGTGCCGACCGCGCTGGCGGCCGCACGCGAACTGCGCCTGAAGGCCAATGCCCGCCTTGCGCAGCGCCTGCGCGGACGCCTGCGTGCACCCCAGCGGCGCGCGCGCGAAAGCTCGACTTGGGCGCGTCGCGCCGCTAGGCTGGAGGCTTTGCTGGAGCTCACGTAA
- a CDS encoding CYTH domain-containing protein, which yields MAIEIERKFLLASDAWRAQVSRSEYLAQGYLGGTRSSVRVRIGGGRAWLNIKSARLGTTRLEFEYAIPVADAQVMLAELADGPVVSKTRHFVEIDNHVFEIDEFDGANAGLIVAEVELAAADEAYPQPEWLGSEVTHDARYMNSNLVRHPYSQWEAR from the coding sequence ATGGCGATCGAAATTGAACGCAAGTTCCTGCTCGCCAGCGACGCCTGGCGCGCGCAGGTGAGTCGCAGCGAGTACCTGGCGCAGGGCTACCTCGGTGGCACGCGCTCGTCGGTGCGGGTGCGCATCGGCGGCGGGCGGGCGTGGCTGAACATCAAGAGCGCGCGCCTGGGCACCACGCGGCTGGAGTTCGAGTACGCGATTCCGGTCGCCGACGCGCAGGTGATGCTGGCGGAATTGGCCGATGGCCCGGTGGTGTCGAAGACGCGGCATTTCGTCGAGATCGACAACCACGTGTTCGAGATCGATGAGTTCGACGGCGCGAATGCGGGGCTGATCGTGGCCGAAGTGGAACTCGCCGCGGCGGACGAGGCCTATCCGCAGCCGGAATGGCTCGGGAGCGAAGTCACCCATGACGCGCGCTACATGAACAGCAACCTGGTGCGTCACCCCTACAGCCAATGGGAGGCTCGATGA
- the rlmD gene encoding 23S rRNA (uracil(1939)-C(5))-methyltransferase RlmD, giving the protein MRLPRRKAGIALELLIEDLAHDGRGIARAGQKAVFVDGALPGEQVRARLVKRHRQYDDAAAEEILQASPDRVEPRCAHVSVCSGCSLQHLDPLRQIEFKQKQLMDSLERIGKVRPERVLPALQREIWGYRRKARLSVRFVEKKGRALVGFREANGRYVAEIEHCPVLDPRVGTRIGALSDLVSQMDARAAIAQIEVAAAEKVVLVFRNLVPLTAADRERLAAFGAAHGFQIVLQPAGLDSLVGLDGTPPPELEYAIDDSLRLAYLPLDFVQVNDSINRAMVAQAIDLLDVGSSDQVLDLYCGLGNFTLPLARRAASVFGVEGDAGLLARARQNAQRAGLDNIDYAVADLSQDQRDAAWARARYTRILLDPPRAGAERVFDYLPGKDVERIVYVSCHPGTLARDAALLVAKGFDLVAAGAMDMFAHTAHVESMALFVRR; this is encoded by the coding sequence GTGCGATTGCCACGGCGGAAGGCGGGGATTGCATTGGAGTTGCTGATCGAGGATCTGGCCCACGACGGGCGCGGCATCGCACGCGCGGGGCAGAAGGCGGTGTTTGTCGACGGCGCGTTGCCGGGCGAGCAGGTGCGCGCGCGCCTGGTCAAGCGTCATCGGCAGTACGACGACGCCGCGGCCGAGGAGATCCTGCAGGCCAGCCCGGACCGGGTGGAGCCGCGCTGCGCGCACGTCTCGGTGTGCTCCGGCTGCAGCCTGCAGCACCTCGATCCCTTGCGCCAGATCGAGTTCAAGCAGAAGCAGCTGATGGACAGCCTGGAGCGCATCGGCAAGGTGCGCCCCGAGCGCGTACTGCCTGCGCTGCAGCGCGAGATCTGGGGCTACCGGCGCAAGGCGCGCCTGTCGGTGCGCTTCGTCGAGAAGAAGGGCCGCGCACTGGTGGGCTTTCGCGAAGCCAACGGGCGCTACGTGGCCGAGATCGAGCACTGCCCGGTGCTTGATCCGCGCGTCGGCACCCGCATCGGCGCCTTGTCCGATCTGGTCTCGCAGATGGATGCGCGCGCGGCGATCGCACAGATCGAAGTCGCTGCGGCGGAAAAGGTCGTGCTGGTGTTCCGCAACCTGGTGCCGCTCACCGCGGCCGATCGCGAACGCCTGGCGGCCTTTGGCGCCGCGCACGGATTCCAGATCGTGCTGCAGCCGGCCGGCCTCGACAGCCTGGTGGGCCTGGACGGCACGCCGCCGCCGGAACTGGAATACGCCATCGACGACAGCCTGCGCCTGGCCTACCTGCCGCTGGACTTCGTGCAGGTCAACGACAGCATCAACCGCGCGATGGTTGCGCAGGCCATCGATCTGCTGGATGTCGGCAGCAGCGACCAAGTCCTCGACCTCTATTGCGGCCTCGGCAACTTCACCCTGCCGCTGGCGCGTCGCGCAGCGAGCGTGTTCGGGGTCGAGGGCGACGCGGGGCTGCTGGCGCGCGCACGCCAGAACGCTCAGCGCGCGGGCCTGGACAATATCGATTACGCGGTGGCTGACCTCAGCCAGGACCAGCGCGACGCCGCCTGGGCGCGCGCACGCTACACCCGGATCCTGCTGGACCCGCCGCGCGCCGGCGCCGAGCGCGTGTTCGACTACCTGCCCGGCAAGGATGTCGAGCGCATCGTCTACGTCTCCTGCCACCCCGGCACCCTGGCGCGCGACGCCGCGCTGCTGGTCGCCAAGGGCTTCGACCTGGTCGCCGCCGGCGCGATGGACATGTTCGCCCACACCGCGCATGTCGAGAGCATGGCGCTGTTCGTGCGGCGCTGA